In the Terriglobus sp. RCC_193 genome, ACCGTGCCGTCTGCAGGGGACGATTGTGCGCGGAGCGGTACTGCTGTCGAAAGAAGTGAGAATGCAAATAAGGCGGGAATATAGAACCAGCGCATGAAATCCCTTTCAGTCACTCATGGATGCGGAAACCCCGCAGTCGCTTCAGAAAGCACCTAGAGGGTGCACCCCTCAGGAGCGTATTGCAACAGAAAAAACTTTCGTGGATTTCTTCTCCCTCAGAAGGTGTTTCACGACACGTCGCATGGCTTTCACCGTGGGTTTTTCCAGATAGACGTGGGTTAACAATCCCATAGCGGTTGCCAGCAACGTAGCTGCCAGAACATACAGCACACACGCTGTCGTGCCGAATTGCGGAAAAGGCTTCCAGGCCATTCGCAGTATGCCGAGTGCAAAGAGGTGGCAGAGGTAGAGCGAATAGGACGCGTCTCCCAGCAACTCCAGCAAGCGCAGGTTCCAGGCAGCGCGTGTACCGTGCTCAGCGCTAAGAATGCCGTAGACCAGCAAGGCCGCAGGTGGTCCCCATGCCAGTGCGCGACAGTCGCTGGCCACAAATGCTGTCATGGGATACATCCAGACAAGAGCTGCCATCGCCATGACAATTCCCAATACGGGCGGAACCAGACGGCGTTTCTCGTACAGCGCTCCAATCACCATGCCTGCACCAAACTCCAGCAGGGGAAGATCGGTATATACGTGCAGCGGTGGACTGCTGAAGTGAATGAGTCGCCCCAGCGCGACCAGCAGAACAAGTGCTGCAAGATTTCCCAGCAGGCGTCGCGAAGGCGGCAGCAAGAGCATCAGCGCGAACAATAGATAGAAGAACACTTCGTACTGAAGCGTCCAGCCGATCGGCAGCACCGGGTTGATGGCGTGCAGGACGGGGTGCCACGCAGGAAACAGAAGCAGGGACTTTACGACGAACAGAGGCTTCACATACGCAAAGCGAAAAGCCTTCGGTAGCACGATTGCAGTAGCGACCATGACCAGTGTGAAGAACCAGTACGGAGGATAGACACGCGTGATGCGATTCAGCAGGAAAGGAACAGGCCGTGGCCGTGATTGCGCCGAAATGTACCAAAGAATGAATCCTGATATGACAAAGAAGATGTCTACCCCAAACTCGCCGGAGCGTGTGAGGGGATTTCGAGAAGTCAACTCATCAGGAAAATGGCCTAACGCATGACGCAGAACCACCAGCGTGGCTGCAAACCAGCGCAGGTGCTGGATGGAATAGATTTTCTGCTTAGTCTCCTGCGGGCCAACGGAAGGGGCTACGATCTCCGCGGTACTGTTTGAAGCCGATAGGTCCAACAACGATTGCTCCTTCGTGTCCCCATTCGGGAAACGGTCCACACTGCCGCGTTGCGTATGTTCTTCCACTATAGGAACAAATGCAAACGAGACACAACCTTAATAAGCGCTCTTCGCGTGATGCCTCTGCGGATGCCTGTTGCGCTTTCCACCTACAAAAATTTGTGGCTCCAAGTACACTGCCAATCGGAGACCTCCCCAGACAATCATGTTGTTCAAATCGCGCAGCGCAGCCGTGTATGGCATTGATGCCCACCCCATTGACGTGGAAGTGGATTTTTCTGGTGTGATGAGTATGAAGGACGCCACCTTCAGCACAGTCGGATTGCCGGACGCTGCTGTGCGTGAGAGCCGCGACCGTGTGCGTGCTGCCATCAAGAATTCCGGGTTCGATCTTCCACCCACTCGCATCACGATCAATCTGGCGCCTGCTGACTTGAAAAAGGAAGGCTCCGGGTTTGATCTTCCCATCGCGATTGGCATTCTCGGCGCGTACGGTTCTCTGCAGGTTAAGGACCTGACTGACTTTCTGTTGGTTGGTGAACTAGGGCTGGAAGGAAACCTGCGCGCAGTTCCAGGTGTTCTACCGATGGCCGTGATGGCTCGCGAGCTTGGCATCCGCAATGTAATTCTGCCGGAAGCAAACGCGCGTGAAGCCGCCGTGGTGGATGGCGTGGACGTGTATCCCGTGCGAACCCTGGCGGAGGTCCGTGAACTGCTGAACAGCTTTGCCTTCGGCGGCCAGCATGCCCAGCCGCTGAAGATCCAGCCCAGCGAAGTTCTGAACGAACTGCAGCACTTCCCGTTCGACTTCAAGGACGTTCGCGGGCAGCACACGGCGAAGCGAGCCATGGAAGTGGCAGCAGCAGGCGGACATAATCTTTTGATGATTGGCCCGCCGGGCAGTGGCAAAACCATGCTGGCAAAGCGCCTGCCATCCATTCTTGCGCCGCTTGCGTTCGACGAAGCGCTGGAGACGACAAAGATTCATTCGGTCGCAGGGGTGCTCGAACCCAGCGAAGGGCTGGTGGCTCATCGGCCATTCCGTTCCCCTCACCACACCATCAGCGACGCTGGATTGATCGGTGGTGGCATGGTGCCTCGTCCCGGTGAGGTTTCACTTGCGCACAATGGTCTGCTCTTTCTGGATGAGCTGCCGGAATTTCCGCGCAATGTGTTGGAAGTTCTTCGTCAACCGCTGGAAGATGGCACCGTGACTATTTCGCGCGCGGCCATGAGCCTTAGCTTCCCGGCGAGGTTTATGCTGCTGGCGGCAATGAACCCTTGCCCGTGCGGATTTTTCAACGACAAGAGCCGCGACTGCACCTGCACGCCCCCCATGATCCAGCGATATGTCTCGAAGGTCAGCGGACCTCTGCTGGACCGCATTGACATTCATATTGAGGTGCCTGCCGTGCAGTACAAGGAGCTTAGGCAGGGAAGCGAGGGCGAGACCTCTGCACAGATCCGCGATCGCGTCCTGGCCGCCCGGGAGCGCCAGGCAGAACGCTTCGGAAAAGTAGGCGACCAGCAGACCACGAAACGCCATCGCCCCGTTTACAACAACGCACAGATGTCCAGTCGGCAGATTCGAGTGTTCTGTGAGTTGTCCAGCGACGCGGAAAGGCTTCTGGAGAGGGCGATGCAGCAGCAGGGGCTCAGCGCCCGTGCCCATGACCGCATTTTGAAGACGGCTCGTACCATTGCTGACCTGGAAGGGGCACAGGACATCGCCGTAAAACATATCGCGGAGGCCATTCAGTATCGGACTCTGGATCGTAGTTACTGGGCATAAGACTGAAGTTGCAGGACTTACGGAAGGCCGCCAGTTTTTCTCCACATTTTGGTATTCTTGGCGCGATTTCTTCTGAAAATAAGTATTGATAATCAGAGTTGAAGCAATTATGGTGCTTTTGGAGCCGATTTTAGCCGGTTCGGAACGAAACTCGGCGAATCTCTCTCCTGCCAACGCATCCAGGCCGGGTGTTGGTGAATCCCATATACTGGGAAATGCGATTCTCAAGCTGCGCAAGTGGCCAGCGCAACGATCCCGAATCGTCCCTGAGATTCAAGAAGTGAAGGCAACGGAGCCTGAAGCGCCGCCGGAAGAGCTGCGCAGTTCCGTGCCGGAAAACCTGCAGCGTGTACCTCGTTATTTGCGAAGACATGCTGCGTAAAACGTAAA is a window encoding:
- a CDS encoding acyltransferase family protein, translated to MEEHTQRGSVDRFPNGDTKEQSLLDLSASNSTAEIVAPSVGPQETKQKIYSIQHLRWFAATLVVLRHALGHFPDELTSRNPLTRSGEFGVDIFFVISGFILWYISAQSRPRPVPFLLNRITRVYPPYWFFTLVMVATAIVLPKAFRFAYVKPLFVVKSLLLFPAWHPVLHAINPVLPIGWTLQYEVFFYLLFALMLLLPPSRRLLGNLAALVLLVALGRLIHFSSPPLHVYTDLPLLEFGAGMVIGALYEKRRLVPPVLGIVMAMAALVWMYPMTAFVASDCRALAWGPPAALLVYGILSAEHGTRAAWNLRLLELLGDASYSLYLCHLFALGILRMAWKPFPQFGTTACVLYVLAATLLATAMGLLTHVYLEKPTVKAMRRVVKHLLREKKSTKVFSVAIRS
- a CDS encoding YifB family Mg chelatase-like AAA ATPase, which encodes MLFKSRSAAVYGIDAHPIDVEVDFSGVMSMKDATFSTVGLPDAAVRESRDRVRAAIKNSGFDLPPTRITINLAPADLKKEGSGFDLPIAIGILGAYGSLQVKDLTDFLLVGELGLEGNLRAVPGVLPMAVMARELGIRNVILPEANAREAAVVDGVDVYPVRTLAEVRELLNSFAFGGQHAQPLKIQPSEVLNELQHFPFDFKDVRGQHTAKRAMEVAAAGGHNLLMIGPPGSGKTMLAKRLPSILAPLAFDEALETTKIHSVAGVLEPSEGLVAHRPFRSPHHTISDAGLIGGGMVPRPGEVSLAHNGLLFLDELPEFPRNVLEVLRQPLEDGTVTISRAAMSLSFPARFMLLAAMNPCPCGFFNDKSRDCTCTPPMIQRYVSKVSGPLLDRIDIHIEVPAVQYKELRQGSEGETSAQIRDRVLAARERQAERFGKVGDQQTTKRHRPVYNNAQMSSRQIRVFCELSSDAERLLERAMQQQGLSARAHDRILKTARTIADLEGAQDIAVKHIAEAIQYRTLDRSYWA